A single Cucumis melo cultivar AY chromosome 4, USDA_Cmelo_AY_1.0, whole genome shotgun sequence DNA region contains:
- the LOC103486753 gene encoding uncharacterized ATP-dependent helicase IRC20 isoform X2, producing the protein MELSEIMVNSGNGNSLQPLQPGEGSITAEERKNETGKTCEINNEALEDEKTENKSDVEKGSDSDGSFFDCNICLDLARDPVVTCCGHLYCWPCLYRWLHLHSDAKECPVCKGEVTTKNVTPIYGRGSNTPATEEDATLKIPLRPHARKVESLRQTIQRTAFSFPVEDMIRRLGNRFDFNRDLDQPPEPDSSNETFGRSPTLLNRILTSRGIRREQISLPHDDVGDLAHTDVSSIETGETRLQSLPVLRSLLHRTRVSSLASAFNSADRLPEGFLYTDPLIPRSQEQPPPPVEDRDSFSSIAAVINSESQMDTAVEIDSMVSISTSSSRRRNDALQVSDVDSGNSRAPRRRRLA; encoded by the coding sequence ATGGAATTGAGTGAAATCATGGTCAATTCAGGCAATGGGAATTCATTACAGCCATTACAACCTGGTGAGGGTAGTATTACTGCTGAGGAAAGGAAAAACGAGACAGGGAAAACTTGTGAAATTAACAATGAAGCTTTGGAAGATGAAAAAACAGAGAATAAGAGTGATGTTGAAAAGGGCAGTGACTCTGATGGGAGTTTCTTTGATTGCAATATATGTCTGGATTTGGCTAGAGACCCCGTTGTAACTTGTTGCGGTCATCTATACTGCTGGCCATGCCTTTATCGATGGTTACATCTACATTCAGATGCCAAGGAATGTCCTGTATGTAAAGGAGAGGTTACTACAAAAAATGTGACGCCAATTTATGGGCGTGGCAGCAATACACCTGCGACAGAGGAGGATGCTACACTTAAGATTCCTCTAAGACCTCATGCTCGAAAGGTTGAAAGTTTGAGGCAAACCATCCAAAGGACTGCATTTAGTTTCCCCGTGGAGGATATGATTCGACGATTAGGAAACAGATTTGATTTCAATCGTGATCTAGACCAACCGCCAGAGCCAGACAGCTCAAATGAAACCTTCGGTAGATCTCCAACATTGTTGAATAGGATTTTAACATCCAGGGGCATTCGTAGAGAACAAATTTCATTGCCTCATGATGATGTAGGAGATTTAGCACACACTGATGTGTCTAGCATTGAGACAGGGGAAACACGTCTTCAATCTCTCCCAGTGCTTCGATCATTACTACACCGGACACGAGTTTCTTCTCTTGCTTCTGCGTTTAATTCTGCTGATAGGCTTCCAGAGGGTTTTTTGTATACGGATCCGCTCATTCCTAGAAGTCAAGAGCAGCCTCCTCCACCTGTTGAGGATAGAGATTCTTTCTCTAGTATTGCTGCTGTCATCAATTCAGAGAGTCAAATGGATACTGCTGTAGAAATTGATTCCATGGTTTCCATTTCAACATCATCCTCCAGAAGGAGAAATGATGCTTTACAAGTTTCGGATGTAGACAGTGGAAACTCTCGGGCACCCAGACGGAGAAGATTAGCTTGA
- the LOC103486754 gene encoding uncharacterized protein LOC103486754 isoform X3, protein MRIRKRQLPLPAFSSLSDPPVQLHLPSSSSSSDPPINPLDNNNQKQKLLQQYDSRETILIGAETINNALLPHSSSSSQGGGRWCEKEKAFPLKKRRGSFERSSDEDNDDHNKDIQVATKLQDEKKMIKTKMNKKCTLSQKQSKVGLDIVVGKKRSRGGALMEGSRCSRVNGRGWRCCQQTLVGYSLCEHHLGKGRLRSMNNVRNRSLAAATPKNIVVIEKDEKKPSPSQFPSSPPPPSSFSLTNKKRMKLGVVKARSISSLLGQPDGIVATPLSLPSTLHDDNIDK, encoded by the exons ATGCGAATCAGAAAACGCCAGCTCCCATTACCggccttctcttctctctcagATCCCCCGGTGCAACTCCATCtcccctcctcctcctcctcctccgaTCCTCCCATTAATCCCTTG GACAATAATAATCAGAAGCAGAAGCTGCTCCAACAATATGATTCCAG ggaaacaattttgattggtgCAGAAACAATTAATAATGCCCTTCTTCCacattcctcttcttcttctcaag GTGGTGGGAGATGGTGTGAGAAGGAGAAGGCGTTTCCATTAAAGAAGAGAAGAGGAAGCTTTGAGAGGTCGAGTGACGAGGATAATGACGATCACAACAAAGATATTCAAGTTGCCACCAAGCTGCAGGATGAGAAGAAGATGATCAAAACGAAGATGAATAAGAAATGTACATTGTCACAGAAGCAATCTAAAGTGGGTCTAGACATTGTTGTCGGGAAAAAGAGGTCGAGAGGTGGTGCGTTAATGGAGGGATCTCGGTGTAGTCGTGTCAATGGACGAGGATGGCGATGCTGCCAACAAACTCTTGTTGGTTATTCTCTCTGTGAACATCACTTGGGTAAAGGTCGTCTTCGTAGCATGAACAACGTTCGCAACCGCTCGTTGGCTGCTGCTACACCGAAGAACATCGTCGTCATTGAGAAAGACGAGAAGAAGCCATCTCCATCTCAATTCCCATCATCACCACCACCACCGTCATCGTTCTCGTTGACCAATAAGAAGAGAATGAAACTGGGTGTGGTGAAAGCAAGGTCGATAAGTAGCTTGCTCGGCCAACCCGACGGCATTGTGGCAACACCGCTGTCTCTGCCCTCGACGTTGCATGATGACAACATTGACAAGTAA
- the LOC103486754 gene encoding uncharacterized protein LOC103486754 isoform X2, protein MRIRKRQLPLPAFSSLSDPPVQLHLPSSSSSSDPPINPLDNNNQKQKLLQQYDSRETILIGAETINNALLPHSSSSSQVGGGRWCEKEKAFPLKKRRGSFERSSDEDNDDHNKDIQVATKLQDEKKMIKTKMNKKCTLSQKQSKVGLDIVVGKKRSRGGALMEGSRCSRVNGRGWRCCQQTLVGYSLCEHHLGKGRLRSMNNVRNRSLAAATPKNIVVIEKDEKKPSPSQFPSSPPPPSSFSLTNKKRMKLGVVKARSISSLLGQPDGIVATPLSLPSTLHDDNIDK, encoded by the exons ATGCGAATCAGAAAACGCCAGCTCCCATTACCggccttctcttctctctcagATCCCCCGGTGCAACTCCATCtcccctcctcctcctcctcctccgaTCCTCCCATTAATCCCTTG GACAATAATAATCAGAAGCAGAAGCTGCTCCAACAATATGATTCCAG ggaaacaattttgattggtgCAGAAACAATTAATAATGCCCTTCTTCCacattcctcttcttcttctcaag TAGGTGGTGGGAGATGGTGTGAGAAGGAGAAGGCGTTTCCATTAAAGAAGAGAAGAGGAAGCTTTGAGAGGTCGAGTGACGAGGATAATGACGATCACAACAAAGATATTCAAGTTGCCACCAAGCTGCAGGATGAGAAGAAGATGATCAAAACGAAGATGAATAAGAAATGTACATTGTCACAGAAGCAATCTAAAGTGGGTCTAGACATTGTTGTCGGGAAAAAGAGGTCGAGAGGTGGTGCGTTAATGGAGGGATCTCGGTGTAGTCGTGTCAATGGACGAGGATGGCGATGCTGCCAACAAACTCTTGTTGGTTATTCTCTCTGTGAACATCACTTGGGTAAAGGTCGTCTTCGTAGCATGAACAACGTTCGCAACCGCTCGTTGGCTGCTGCTACACCGAAGAACATCGTCGTCATTGAGAAAGACGAGAAGAAGCCATCTCCATCTCAATTCCCATCATCACCACCACCACCGTCATCGTTCTCGTTGACCAATAAGAAGAGAATGAAACTGGGTGTGGTGAAAGCAAGGTCGATAAGTAGCTTGCTCGGCCAACCCGACGGCATTGTGGCAACACCGCTGTCTCTGCCCTCGACGTTGCATGATGACAACATTGACAAGTAA
- the LOC103486753 gene encoding uncharacterized protein LOC103486753 isoform X1, translating into MGDEMFDAMNLDLNLGPIPEPLSNSVPNEDVNLADLTEEPVHRFGETIRFRTRQRWRRRQVQIPPETQNITMELSEIMVNSGNGNSLQPLQPGEGSITAEERKNETGKTCEINNEALEDEKTENKSDVEKGSDSDGSFFDCNICLDLARDPVVTCCGHLYCWPCLYRWLHLHSDAKECPVCKGEVTTKNVTPIYGRGSNTPATEEDATLKIPLRPHARKVESLRQTIQRTAFSFPVEDMIRRLGNRFDFNRDLDQPPEPDSSNETFGRSPTLLNRILTSRGIRREQISLPHDDVGDLAHTDVSSIETGETRLQSLPVLRSLLHRTRVSSLASAFNSADRLPEGFLYTDPLIPRSQEQPPPPVEDRDSFSSIAAVINSESQMDTAVEIDSMVSISTSSSRRRNDALQVSDVDSGNSRAPRRRRLA; encoded by the coding sequence ATGGGTGATGAAATGTTTGATGCAATGAACCTTGACTTGAATCTGGGTCCTATTCCAGAGCCGCTTTCGAATTCGGTTCCAAATGAAGATGTCAATTTAGCTGATTTGACTGAGGAACCCGTTCATAGATTTGGGGAAACTATCAGGTTTAGGACGAGACAACGGTGGAGAAGGCGTCAAGTCCAAATCCCTCCTGAGACTCAGAATATCACTATGGAATTGAGTGAAATCATGGTCAATTCAGGCAATGGGAATTCATTACAGCCATTACAACCTGGTGAGGGTAGTATTACTGCTGAGGAAAGGAAAAACGAGACAGGGAAAACTTGTGAAATTAACAATGAAGCTTTGGAAGATGAAAAAACAGAGAATAAGAGTGATGTTGAAAAGGGCAGTGACTCTGATGGGAGTTTCTTTGATTGCAATATATGTCTGGATTTGGCTAGAGACCCCGTTGTAACTTGTTGCGGTCATCTATACTGCTGGCCATGCCTTTATCGATGGTTACATCTACATTCAGATGCCAAGGAATGTCCTGTATGTAAAGGAGAGGTTACTACAAAAAATGTGACGCCAATTTATGGGCGTGGCAGCAATACACCTGCGACAGAGGAGGATGCTACACTTAAGATTCCTCTAAGACCTCATGCTCGAAAGGTTGAAAGTTTGAGGCAAACCATCCAAAGGACTGCATTTAGTTTCCCCGTGGAGGATATGATTCGACGATTAGGAAACAGATTTGATTTCAATCGTGATCTAGACCAACCGCCAGAGCCAGACAGCTCAAATGAAACCTTCGGTAGATCTCCAACATTGTTGAATAGGATTTTAACATCCAGGGGCATTCGTAGAGAACAAATTTCATTGCCTCATGATGATGTAGGAGATTTAGCACACACTGATGTGTCTAGCATTGAGACAGGGGAAACACGTCTTCAATCTCTCCCAGTGCTTCGATCATTACTACACCGGACACGAGTTTCTTCTCTTGCTTCTGCGTTTAATTCTGCTGATAGGCTTCCAGAGGGTTTTTTGTATACGGATCCGCTCATTCCTAGAAGTCAAGAGCAGCCTCCTCCACCTGTTGAGGATAGAGATTCTTTCTCTAGTATTGCTGCTGTCATCAATTCAGAGAGTCAAATGGATACTGCTGTAGAAATTGATTCCATGGTTTCCATTTCAACATCATCCTCCAGAAGGAGAAATGATGCTTTACAAGTTTCGGATGTAGACAGTGGAAACTCTCGGGCACCCAGACGGAGAAGATTAGCTTGA
- the LOC103486755 gene encoding uncharacterized protein LOC103486755, producing the protein MDEYKHFSHLHDLELYQIQEDQTNQQFRCSGCESLCTHGLVYGCQSCEFFLHEACATAPRSLQHPSHPSHHLTLLPSPTYPDGSFLCNACGATGTAFCFSCIPCDIDLHVDCGLLPQQLDLESHRHTLSLLFSPPSSICNLCRRAIDSRYWSYSCSTCNFDIHTYCATTPTAPPVGGLRNDRHVQFPAVGEGDYDSVSPVDRYGGVTTVNTRVGVVEDPFLKAQAELHELQMQMQIVNEMAKMMASVNLSSLAP; encoded by the coding sequence atggatgaATACAAACATTTCAGCCACCTCCACGACTTGGAACTCTACCAAATCCAAGAAGATCAAACCAACCAACAATTCCGCTGCTCTGGTTGCGAGTCGCTTTGCACCCATGGCCTCGTTTACGGCTGTCAGAGCTGCGAGTTCTTCCTACATGAGGCTTGCGCCACCGCACCCCGCTCACTCCAACACCCATCTCACCCTTCTCACCACCTCACTCTCCTCCCTTCTCCGACTTACCCCGATGGCTCCTTCCTCTGCAACGCCTGCGGTGCTACTGGCACTGCCTTTTGCTTCTCCTGCATCCCCTGCGACATAGACCTTCATGTCGATTGTGGCCTCTTACCCCAACAACTCGACCTAGAATCTCATCGTCATACTCTctctttactcttttctcctccCTCTAGTATATGTAACTTGTGTCGCCGCGCCATCGACTCTAGATATTGGAGTTACAGTTGCTCCACTTGTAACTTTGACATCCATACTTACTGCGCCACGACCCCGACTGCACCCCCGGTTGGAGGCTTGCGAAATGATCGACACGTGCAGTTTCCAGCAGTTGGGGAGGGGGATTACGACAGTGTTTCTCCTGTAGACCGGTATGGAGGAGTGACAACGGTGAATACGCGAGTGGGGGTGGTGGAGGATCCATTTCTGAAGGCACAGGCAGAGCTACACGAGCTTCAAATGCAAATGCAGATTGTGAATGAGATGGCCAAGATGATGGCGTCCGTTAACTTGAGCTCTCTTGCACCatga
- the LOC103486754 gene encoding uncharacterized protein LOC103486754 isoform X1: MRIRKRQLPLPAFSSLSDPPVQLHLPSSSSSSDPPINPLDNNNQKQKLLQQYDSRETILIGAETINNALLPHSSSSSQVVVVFDVVGGGRWCEKEKAFPLKKRRGSFERSSDEDNDDHNKDIQVATKLQDEKKMIKTKMNKKCTLSQKQSKVGLDIVVGKKRSRGGALMEGSRCSRVNGRGWRCCQQTLVGYSLCEHHLGKGRLRSMNNVRNRSLAAATPKNIVVIEKDEKKPSPSQFPSSPPPPSSFSLTNKKRMKLGVVKARSISSLLGQPDGIVATPLSLPSTLHDDNIDK, encoded by the exons ATGCGAATCAGAAAACGCCAGCTCCCATTACCggccttctcttctctctcagATCCCCCGGTGCAACTCCATCtcccctcctcctcctcctcctccgaTCCTCCCATTAATCCCTTG GACAATAATAATCAGAAGCAGAAGCTGCTCCAACAATATGATTCCAG ggaaacaattttgattggtgCAGAAACAATTAATAATGCCCTTCTTCCacattcctcttcttcttctcaag TTGTGGTTGTGTTTGATGTAGTAGGTGGTGGGAGATGGTGTGAGAAGGAGAAGGCGTTTCCATTAAAGAAGAGAAGAGGAAGCTTTGAGAGGTCGAGTGACGAGGATAATGACGATCACAACAAAGATATTCAAGTTGCCACCAAGCTGCAGGATGAGAAGAAGATGATCAAAACGAAGATGAATAAGAAATGTACATTGTCACAGAAGCAATCTAAAGTGGGTCTAGACATTGTTGTCGGGAAAAAGAGGTCGAGAGGTGGTGCGTTAATGGAGGGATCTCGGTGTAGTCGTGTCAATGGACGAGGATGGCGATGCTGCCAACAAACTCTTGTTGGTTATTCTCTCTGTGAACATCACTTGGGTAAAGGTCGTCTTCGTAGCATGAACAACGTTCGCAACCGCTCGTTGGCTGCTGCTACACCGAAGAACATCGTCGTCATTGAGAAAGACGAGAAGAAGCCATCTCCATCTCAATTCCCATCATCACCACCACCACCGTCATCGTTCTCGTTGACCAATAAGAAGAGAATGAAACTGGGTGTGGTGAAAGCAAGGTCGATAAGTAGCTTGCTCGGCCAACCCGACGGCATTGTGGCAACACCGCTGTCTCTGCCCTCGACGTTGCATGATGACAACATTGACAAGTAA